A single window of uncultured Pseudodesulfovibrio sp. DNA harbors:
- a CDS encoding glycosyltransferase family 1 protein has translation MSMTIGVDARHLDGTMHGIVRYTIKTMEHMVQSRRYHFVLLSNNPIDHPFKNKDAVSVHVDSKFSQMPGTLWLALRAGHLLRKLGINIFWSPLHALPLYGASNIPLVVTIHDLAHIYFPKSMTLKNQIVHRVFFSKAIGKATQIIAVSQTTRNDLKKEFGADAAAKTSVIYEGRSELPPSSSPPLIKGDYLLCIGSVEPRKNIASTVEALRLLIQDYPQLRLVVAGGRSWKQASLFKCIAKQGLSGKVIFTGQCTDEELSNYIAHTKAFLFPSLYEGFGLPLLETLKQCPAVISDIPIFRELGQHLSGVLYADFQQPSSAAAQIRQILSTPSPENSDFVTPAASKLFSWETCASQHEELFMQSSVSTRLRHELP, from the coding sequence ATGAGCATGACCATCGGAGTCGATGCGCGGCACCTTGACGGAACCATGCACGGCATAGTCAGATACACGATAAAAACCATGGAGCACATGGTACAATCTCGCCGCTACCATTTTGTCCTCCTGTCTAACAATCCCATTGACCATCCATTTAAAAATAAAGACGCCGTCAGTGTTCATGTTGACTCAAAGTTCTCCCAGATGCCCGGTACCCTATGGCTTGCCCTCCGAGCCGGACACCTTCTCCGCAAGCTCGGCATAAACATTTTTTGGAGCCCCCTGCACGCACTCCCTCTCTACGGAGCATCAAACATTCCACTGGTTGTCACCATCCACGATCTGGCCCACATCTATTTCCCAAAATCAATGACATTGAAAAACCAGATCGTTCACCGGGTCTTTTTCTCCAAAGCCATCGGCAAGGCAACACAAATCATCGCCGTATCCCAGACAACTCGGAACGACCTGAAAAAAGAATTCGGCGCAGACGCCGCTGCAAAAACCTCAGTAATTTACGAAGGCAGATCTGAGCTTCCTCCGTCATCCAGCCCCCCACTGATCAAGGGAGATTACTTGTTATGCATCGGGTCAGTAGAACCACGCAAGAATATCGCCAGCACAGTCGAAGCTCTCCGCCTCCTTATCCAGGATTACCCACAACTGCGCTTGGTCGTTGCCGGAGGACGCAGTTGGAAGCAGGCGTCCTTATTCAAGTGCATCGCGAAGCAGGGACTCTCGGGAAAAGTCATCTTTACCGGTCAGTGTACTGACGAAGAACTTTCCAATTATATAGCGCATACCAAGGCATTCCTTTTCCCTTCACTCTATGAAGGATTCGGGCTCCCACTGCTGGAAACACTCAAACAATGTCCGGCAGTCATCTCTGACATTCCGATTTTTCGAGAGCTTGGTCAACACCTCTCCGGCGTTCTATACGCCGACTTTCAGCAACCGTCGTCTGCTGCAGCCCAAATACGACAAATTCTTAGCACTCCCTCCCCAGAAAATTCAGATTTCGTCACCCCTGCAGCATCAAAACTTTTCTCTTGGGAAACGTGCGCATCCCAGCATGAAGAACTTTTCATGCAGTCCTCCGTCTCCACTCGCTTAAGGCACGAATTGCCTTGA